A window from Lytechinus pictus isolate F3 Inbred chromosome 9, Lp3.0, whole genome shotgun sequence encodes these proteins:
- the LOC135155513 gene encoding putative ammonium transporter 1 produces the protein MANSTEEICTATDSDHFFLIVMSCVIFLMQMGFAFLEAGSVRAKNTTNILLKNMLDVCIGAVAYWAIGYAFAFGKQANAFIGYRYFFFESLPACLYSHFFFHFVFAATAATIVSGAMAERTEFMAYFVYSSAITGFIYPVVVHWAWSSEGWLANGPSGLAYQDFAGSGVVHCVGGAAALVGAAILGPRIGRYDENGKPKEISGHTVPMVALGGFILFFGFFAFNGGSQASISTEGDGTTVSLAVVNTIISGACGALVALVIKRIGFSGSYWSLLTTINGGLTGMVAICAGCDAVYPWGAAIIGAVAGAAYMMWSSMMVSVRVDDPLDAIAVHLGGGLWGVLAVPLFDMNDGIVFTFSKTAWQSFGWNLLGVFVITSWTSVLSLVLFGLMQACGILRVSPEMEMKGLDIPKHGEPAYPLESYGHGWAESNQDNGVNGHPLGQVQEYTNSAFEGAVAIDNPSYTDKGDGNDLPL, from the exons ATGGCTAACAGCACAGAAGAGATCTGCACGGCCACAGATAGCGACCATTTCTTCCTGATCGTCATGTCATGTGTCATCTTTT TGATGCAGATGGGTTTCGCTTTCCTCGAAGCTGGATCGGTCCGGGCAAAAAACACAACCAACATTCTGCTTAAAAACATGCTCGATGTTT GTATTGGAGCGGTAGCTTACTGGGCCATCGGCTACGCCTTCGCATTTGGAAAGCAAGCAAATGCGTTCATTGGCTACCGGTATTTCTTTTTCGAGAGTCTTCCGGCATGCCTCTACTCTCacttcttctttcattttgtgtTTGCTGCCACGGCGGCCACTATCGTCTCCGGGGCCATGGCGGAGCGTACGGAGTTTATGGCCTACTTTGTCTATTCCAGCGCCATAACTG GATTCATATATCCAGTCGTGGTACATTGGGCTTGGTCTAGCGAAGGTTGGCTTGCCAACGGACCATCAGGTCTTGCTTACCAG GATTTTGCAGGTAGTGGAGTGGTTCATTGTGTCGGAGGAGCTGCTGCTTTGGTCGGAGCCGCCATCCTAGGCCCTCGTATTGGTCGCTACGATGAGAATGGCAAACCTAAAGAGATCTCTGGTCATACAGTCCCG aTGGTTGCTCTTGGTGGCTTCATTCTCTTCTTCGGATTCTTTGCCTTCAATGGCGGTTCCCAAGCAAGCATCTCGACAGAAGGCGATGGAACTACGGTCTCTTTGGCTGTGGTCAATACCATCATCTCAGGGGCTTGCGGTGCTCTGGTCGCCTTGGTCATCAAGAGGATTGGTTTCAGCGGAAGCTACTGGTCGCTTCTGACCACTATCAACGGTGGATTGACTGGAATG GTTGCAATCTGTGCTGGGTGTGACGCCGTATACCCATGGGGAGCAGCGATCATTGGTGCTGTAGCTGGTGCTGCGTACATGATGTGGAGTTCTATGATGGTTTCTGTCCGGGTTGATGATCCTTTGGATGCCATTGCAG TACACCTCGGAGGCGGCCTTTGGGGAGTGTTAGCGGTGCCCCTCTTCGACATGAACGACGGCATAGTTTTTACTTTCTCAAAGACCGCATGGCAG TCCTTTGGTTGGAATCTTCTGGGAGTCTTTGTCATCACAAGCTGGACTTCTGTTCTTTCTTTAGTTCTCTTCGGTTTGATGCAGGCTTGTGGCATCCTTCGCGTCTCTCCGGAGATGGAGATGAAAG GTCTGGATATACCCAAACACGGTGAGCCTGCGTACCCCTTAGAAAGCTACGGACACGGATGGGCCGAGTCTAACCAAGACAACGGTGTAAATGGGCACCCACTCG GTCAAGTACAGGAATATACGAATTCCGCCTTTGAGGGCGCTGTAGCGATAGATAATCCTTCTTATACCGACAAGGGAGACGGAAACGATCTTCCTCTCTGA